The region AGCTAGAAGTGAACCAGCCATAATACATGAAGCACCAACAGCTAAGGCTTTTGCGATATCTCCAGAATATTTAATACCACCATCAGCAATAATAGGAACTCCATGTTTTTTAGCAGCTTGAGCACACTCATCAATAGCAGAAATTTGAGGTACGCCAACACCAGCAACAATACGAGTTGTACAAATTGAACCAGGTCCAATTCCAACTTTAACTCCATCTGCTCCAGCTTCTATAAGTGCTTCAACCGCCTCAGCAGTTGCAATATTCCCAGCTATAATATCGATTGCCATAGTTTTTTTGATTTTTTTAACAGTATCTAAAATACCTTTTGAGTGACCATGAGCAGAATCAAGAACTAAAACGTCACATCCAGCATCTACAAGTGCTTTTGCGCGATCGTATTGACCAACACCAATAGCTCCACCTACAACAAGTCTGCCAAAAGCATCTTTGTTTGAGTTAGGATACTCTATACGTTTTTTGATATCTTTAATTGTAACTAAACCTTTTAAGAAACCATCTTCATCAATAATAGGAAGTTTTTCTATTTTGTTTTGATGCATAATATCAGCAGCATCATCTAAAGAAATACCTTTTTGAGCTGTGATAAGTGGCATCTTAGTCATAACATCTTGAGCTTCTTTTTTCATATCTTTTTGAAATCTCATATCACGATTTGTAAGAATACCAAGAAGTTTATTGTGTGCATCTACAACAGGTACACCAGAAATTTTAAACTCTTTCATTAGTGCATCTGCTTCAGCTAAAGTTGCATCTGGATGAACAAAGATAGGATCTATAATAATTCCACTTTCACTTTTTTTAACTTTAGTAATTTGCTTTGCTTGAGTTTTAATATCCATATTTTTATGAATAATACCAATACCGCCAAGTCTAGCCATAGCAATAGCTGCTCTGTGCTCAGTTACTGTGTCCATAGCTGCAGAAACCATAGGAATTTTTAGGGTAATGTTACGAGTAAGTTTTGTCTCAAGTGAAACTTCTTTTGGTAAAACTTGTGAGTATTGTGGTACTAAAAGTACATCTTCAAATGTGAGGGCGCGTTTACGAATTCTCATAGTTATCCTTTGGTGCTAAGAATATAGTAGGTTTAATTTTTATAATTTTGCGATTATATCTTTTTTGTTGTTAAAAAAAAGTAAAGAGAAACTTATTTAAAACCAATAACGAGGATAATGTCTTTTTGGATTGTTTGAAAAATTGTTTACGATCAGGGCTATAAACAACAATATAAAAGCGCCAAAAGCAATAGGAGATAAGGCATATATATAGCCTAAATCATGTATTTTATCTCCTCCAATGACTGCAATCAAAGCAGTAGCTCCTCCAGGAGGATGAAGTGTGCATGTATAATGCATCAAAACTATAGATAAAGATACTGCTAAAGCTCCTATTATTTCGATATCTAAGTTTATAAATTTGTAAACTGAAATACCTACTATCGCAGATATGATATGACCACCTATTAAGTTTCTTGGTTGTGCAAAATCTGATTGAGGAGCTCCATATATTAGCACTGCAGATGCACCAAAAGAACCTACTATAAACATACTACTAAACATTCCTAATTTCATCATACTTGGAATAATAGATACAAAATAAATGCCAAAAAATGCACCTACCCATGACCATATTATTTTACTAAATGGCTTTCTAGGAGGAGATTTTTCATAGCCTTTCATTTTGTTAAAATATTGTTTAACGGCTGTCAAAGTATATTCCTTAGAGTGAAAATAATATAAAAGATTTTGATATCTTTTATATTAGGAGTTGTAGTTAAGTTGTTTTTCTAAAGATAAAGAACCATCAAAAAGAGTCTGCTCATCGTAGGCTTTTGCGATAAGTTGAAGCCCTATAGGCATTCCATTATTTGATTTTGAGATAGGTAATGATAGAGCTGGTAAGCCTGCTAGATTTACACTTATTGAGTATAAATCACTTAAGTACATATCCATAGGATTTCCAAGTTCACCAAACTTTGGAGCGATGCCAGGTGCTATTGGAGAAAGAATTAAATCCACGTCTGCAAAAATTTTATCGTATTGGTCTTTTATCATGTGTCTAGTTTTTTGTGCTTTTACATAGTAAGCTTCGTAGTAACCGCTTGAGAGTACAAAGTTTCCAAGCATAATACGACGTTTAACTTCATCTCCAAAACCATTACTACGAGTTTTTATAAAAGTATCTTCAAGATTTGAACCAGTTACACGGTTTCCATAACGGATGCCATCATAACGTGCAAGATTTGTAGCGGCTTCAGCCGTTGCTGTAATGTAATAAGCAGAGATATCAAACTTAGCATCCATAAGTTCACGTTCGACTATAGTGTGACCTGCAGCTTTAAGAGCATCTATAGCTATTTCATAAGCTTTTTTAATATCTTCACTTGCATTTTCAATGTGTTTTGGAAGTACGGCAATAGTCAGTTTTCTATTTGCATCTAGTTTGTCTGATACTTTATCATTCATATCTGCACTTGTAGAATCTTTAACATCGTGTCCGCTGATAATGTCATAAAGTATGGCAGCATCTTCAACATTTTGAGTCATCGGACCTATCTGATCAAGGCTAGATGCATAAGCACCTAAACCAAAACGACTTACACGACCATAAGTTGGTTTCATCCCTACAATACCACAAAAAGCAGCAGGTTGACGGATACTTCCACCTGTGTCTGAACCTAAAGCTGCAATAGCAAGACCAGCTCCAACAGCAGCAGCACTTCCACCAGAACTGCCTCCTGGAACATACTCTGAGTTGTGAGGATTTTGAGTTTTACCATAAAAGCTAGACTCAGTAGTTGAACCCATAGCAAACTCATCCATATTTGTTCTACCAAATGGGCTAAGACCTGCATCTAGCATCTTATTTATTACAGTTGCATTGTATGGAGCTATATAACCTTGAAGGATATTTGAACCAGAAGTGACAGACCAAGCATTTACTTGGATGTTGTCTTTGATGGCGATAGGTACACCATCTCCAACATTTTCTACATCTATGTAAGCGTTTAGTTCAGCTCTTGCATCTATCTTAGCTTTTAGTTCTTTTTTAAATATGTTTAGTTCATCTTTACTTAGTTTTAGGGCTTCTTTTAATGTAATCACTAATTATCCTATCTTTATAAATTATTTGGTGCATTATAGCAAAATGTGTTTATTTTTTCTTTAGAAGTACCCATAAGAAACTCGAAGTTGATATATATTATAATGAAGACAATAAGATAGTGGGAGTAAAAAGATTATGACTATAAAAGCAAACTTAATTGATATTAGAAATAAAACCATAAAACCTTCCATAGTTGAAGTTACAGATGCTTGCATTACTTCTATAAAAGAGACAGAAGAAAGATGTGATAGTTATATACTCCCAGGATTTATCGATTCTCATATTCATATTGAGAGTTCTATGTTAGTTCCTAGTGAATTTGCTCGTTTAGCTACTCTTCATGGGAGTGTTGCTACTGTGAGTGATCCTCATGAAATAGCTAATGTTCTTGGAGTAGATGGTGTAGAATTTATGCTAGATAATGCTTCAAAAACAAACTTTAAGTTCTACTTTGGAGCTTCTCCTTGTGTTCCTGCAACTCCTTTTGAGACAAACGGAGACACGTTGGATATAGAAGATATTACAAAACTTCTTAAAAATCCAAAAATCAAGTTTTTAAGCGAGGTGATGAACTTTCCTGGAGTCTTGGATGGGGATGCAGATATGAAGGGAAAAATAAATGCTGCAAAAAAAGAAGGCAAACCCATAGACGGACATGCTCCAGGTCTTAGAGGAGATGACCTTAGTGCTTACATAGATGCTGGAATATCTACAGACCATGAAGCTTTTACTTATGAAGAGGGTTTAGAAAAGCTACAAAAGGGAATGAAAATTCTCATCAGAGAAGGCTCAGCGGCAAAAAACTTTGATGCACTTCATAGCCTGATAGATGCACATCACAAAAATATGATGTTTTGTAGTGATGATAAGCATCCAGATGATTTACTAAAAGGACATATAAATGAGATGGTAGCAAGAGCTGTTGCACATGGACATGACTTGTTCGATGTGTTAGAGATGGCTTGTATCAACCCTGTAGAGCATTACAACTTAAATGTTGGAACTTTAAGAGTAGGAGATAGTGCTGATTTTATTTTAGTGTCTGATTTAAAAGAGTTTGAAGTTTTACAAACAGTTATAAATGGAAAAACTGTTGCAAAAGAGGGTAAAACACTTCTTGAGTCAGTCAAAGTAAATAGTGTAAATAGATTTGAAGCACTTGCTAAAGAAGCAAAAGATTTTTATTTGAGTGAGTGTGAAAACATGGAAGTCATCCAAGTTGTAGATCATGAACTCATCACTTATGAAAAAGTTTTACATAAGATAGATGAAGATATTTTAAAAATCGCTGTAATAAATAGATATGAAAATACCGCCATTAAAGGAATAGCATATGTTAAAGGCTTTTCTTTAAGTTCAGGTGCTATTGCATCTAGTGTTGCACATGATTCTCACAATATCATAGTTGTTGGTTGTAGCGATGAAGCAATGGCAGATGCTGCGAATCTTGTCATAGATGCCAAAGGCGGAGTAAGTGCAGTAGGTAAAGAAGAATCTCATATTTTAAAGCTAGATGTTGGAGGCATTATGAGTAGTGAAGATGCATTTGAAGTAGCATCTGAGTATGAAGCTATTGATGCTTTTGTAAAAAACAGTTTAAACTCTACTTTGAGTGCTCCTTTTATGACGCTCTCTTTTATGGCACTACTCGTTATCCCAGAGATAAAATTAAGCGATAAAGGTCTTTTTGATGGACGAAGTTTTCACTTTATACCGCCTTGTAAAAGTTAAGATGCTAAGATGAACCTATTTAAATTCAAAGAAAATAAAACTGATGTAAGAACAGAAATTAGAAAGTGGATATTTATTCACAGGGGTGTAGCTTCGGTGTAGCTTAGTTGGCTTGTTTTGGTTAAAGATTCTTAAAACTTCTATAGTGTCTTAAAGTTTTTTTGTAGATAATTTGTATTTAGCTATTTCTAAACTTTAAATGGTTGTTTATATTACTCCATAAATCATCATATGAAATCATTTTAGCATTTGAGCTTTCAACTTCTTCTAAGTCTTGATGTAGCTGCTTTTGTCTTTCATGAAAACATGGATCAATTTCAAGGTTTTTATCTTTTGAGATAGTTATATTTGAATGACTCTCTTTTATAAAGTTAGTTCTCATGAAAAGTGGAGACTCATTCATTTTAAGTTACAGATTTTTTTCCCATCTTCACAGCTAAAATCCCAAGACCTATAACTACAAATATTGCAGCTATGGTAACTGCGATAAATGTAGCTGAAACAGGTTCTGAAAAGTTAGGCATTTACAACTCTTGCACATCTCTCGCATGTACTATCTTCACTAGATGCTTGGTATTTCCAGCATCTAGGACATTTGTGAGCAGTTGCTTTTTTTATAGTAAATGTGTCATCTTCAACTTTGAAACTTCCAAGTTCTTCACCGTTTGCATCTTTTGATACGCATGAGACAACAAACCAATCTTCTGAATCAGTAGAGTCGATGCTAAGTGCAATATCAGAATCAGTAGAGATAACTAACTCTAGTGTATTTTTGATGATTTTTTCTTTTTTGAGTTTATCTACTATATTTGCAAAACCTTCACGTGCTTTAGTCATATATGAAGCATTAAAAGTTGATTCGCCTGTTTGAATCTCTTCATAAGTCATATCAAAAATAGACTCAGCATCTCCTTTGATGATAGCAGGAGCATTTTCAACTATTTCATCTGCTGTATAAGTTAAAATCGGAGCCATTAAAAGAAGCAAGCTTTTAGTGATAATAGCCATAGCACTTTGAGATGCCATTCTTCTTGTATCTGTTTTAGCGTTACAATAAAGAGAGTCTTTTGTCATATCGATATACATACCGCTTAGTTCATTTACAACAAAGTTATTTATAAGACTCATACCATGAACGTAGTTGTATTGGCTAAATGATTTATGAACTTCTTTAAATACATTTTTTGCTACACCTAAAATCCATCTATCCAAAACTCCCATATCTTCGTAAGATACGAGTGTTTCTAAGTCATTTACATTTGCAAGCATAATTCTAAAAGTATTTCTTAGTTTACGGT is a window of uncultured Sulfurimonas sp. DNA encoding:
- the ade gene encoding adenine deaminase — protein: MTIKANLIDIRNKTIKPSIVEVTDACITSIKETEERCDSYILPGFIDSHIHIESSMLVPSEFARLATLHGSVATVSDPHEIANVLGVDGVEFMLDNASKTNFKFYFGASPCVPATPFETNGDTLDIEDITKLLKNPKIKFLSEVMNFPGVLDGDADMKGKINAAKKEGKPIDGHAPGLRGDDLSAYIDAGISTDHEAFTYEEGLEKLQKGMKILIREGSAAKNFDALHSLIDAHHKNMMFCSDDKHPDDLLKGHINEMVARAVAHGHDLFDVLEMACINPVEHYNLNVGTLRVGDSADFILVSDLKEFEVLQTVINGKTVAKEGKTLLESVKVNSVNRFEALAKEAKDFYLSECENMEVIQVVDHELITYEKVLHKIDEDILKIAVINRYENTAIKGIAYVKGFSLSSGAIASSVAHDSHNIIVVGCSDEAMADAANLVIDAKGGVSAVGKEESHILKLDVGGIMSSEDAFEVASEYEAIDAFVKNSLNSTLSAPFMTLSFMALLVIPEIKLSDKGLFDGRSFHFIPPCKS
- the gatA gene encoding Asp-tRNA(Asn)/Glu-tRNA(Gln) amidotransferase subunit GatA; translated protein: MITLKEALKLSKDELNIFKKELKAKIDARAELNAYIDVENVGDGVPIAIKDNIQVNAWSVTSGSNILQGYIAPYNATVINKMLDAGLSPFGRTNMDEFAMGSTTESSFYGKTQNPHNSEYVPGGSSGGSAAAVGAGLAIAALGSDTGGSIRQPAAFCGIVGMKPTYGRVSRFGLGAYASSLDQIGPMTQNVEDAAILYDIISGHDVKDSTSADMNDKVSDKLDANRKLTIAVLPKHIENASEDIKKAYEIAIDALKAAGHTIVERELMDAKFDISAYYITATAEAATNLARYDGIRYGNRVTGSNLEDTFIKTRSNGFGDEVKRRIMLGNFVLSSGYYEAYYVKAQKTRHMIKDQYDKIFADVDLILSPIAPGIAPKFGELGNPMDMYLSDLYSISVNLAGLPALSLPISKSNNGMPIGLQLIAKAYDEQTLFDGSLSLEKQLNYNS
- a CDS encoding HPP family protein, which encodes MTAVKQYFNKMKGYEKSPPRKPFSKIIWSWVGAFFGIYFVSIIPSMMKLGMFSSMFIVGSFGASAVLIYGAPQSDFAQPRNLIGGHIISAIVGISVYKFINLDIEIIGALAVSLSIVLMHYTCTLHPPGGATALIAVIGGDKIHDLGYIYALSPIAFGAFILLFIALIVNNFSNNPKRHYPRYWF
- the guaB gene encoding IMP dehydrogenase, giving the protein MRIRKRALTFEDVLLVPQYSQVLPKEVSLETKLTRNITLKIPMVSAAMDTVTEHRAAIAMARLGGIGIIHKNMDIKTQAKQITKVKKSESGIIIDPIFVHPDATLAEADALMKEFKISGVPVVDAHNKLLGILTNRDMRFQKDMKKEAQDVMTKMPLITAQKGISLDDAADIMHQNKIEKLPIIDEDGFLKGLVTIKDIKKRIEYPNSNKDAFGRLVVGGAIGVGQYDRAKALVDAGCDVLVLDSAHGHSKGILDTVKKIKKTMAIDIIAGNIATAEAVEALIEAGADGVKVGIGPGSICTTRIVAGVGVPQISAIDECAQAAKKHGVPIIADGGIKYSGDIAKALAVGASCIMAGSLLAGTEESPGDTIMFQGRQYKSYRGMGSIGAMQKGSNDRYFQEGTAADKLVPEGIEGRVPFRGSIAGIVHQMMGGLRASMGYCGSKDIQTFWEKAEFVEITSAGLKESHVHDVIITQEAPNYQV